One Epinephelus lanceolatus isolate andai-2023 chromosome 17, ASM4190304v1, whole genome shotgun sequence genomic window carries:
- the kif11 gene encoding kinesin-like protein KIF11 isoform X2, which yields MASHNLSGLKREEKGRNIQVVVRCRPFNTTERKSSYGVMECDSNRKEVTVKTGGINDKASRKTYTFDMVFGPAAKQIDVYRSVVCPILDEVIMGYNCTVFAYGQTGTGKTFTMEGERSPDEEFTWEEDPLAGIIPRTLHQIFEKLSENGTEFSVKVSLLEIYNEELFDLLSPSEDVNERLQLFDDPRNKRGVVVKGLEEVTVHNKDEVYQILERGSAKRRTASTLMNAYSSRSHSVFSVTIHMKEITLDGEELVKIGKLNLVDLAGSENIGRSGAVDKRAREAGNINQSLLTLGRVITALVDKRPHIPYRESKLTRILQDSLGGRTKTSIIATVSPSSSNLEETLSTLEYASRAKNIMNKPEVNQKLTKRTLIKEYTEEIERLKRDLAATRDKNGVYLSAENYEQMMTQISAHEEHSVEYTDRIAVMEEELRKVTELFSDSKTKLEQCTVDLDEKQQRLEETSKDLQQTKDKLSQEEFICSELTSAQESLYDTAGQLLSTVNASTSDVSGLHDKLDRKKKVEQHNSQIQQSFSQRMEGAFSKMQRCVQQQGAKHHNMLSGYSQAIDGVLVMNEAALKGALTTVESVVGGVGQLVAEGVARCQDRVKQQEALCQQDKESLLQLLEEHRQDMEEVLVVRTLMGLSAVKELNDTLRATVETQRALADKVEAMKEVGVFFGGLVRELAGLREEAVQGLSSLQAEHDKLEDEIRQAQDRHQTGMKQTIQCLQDQLNLLAMEATRDYTDLRSASKALQKPLQLLQENITSGCSTVERQASAQADLLSSTSSSLASSLRLTTNESQQALEEMTGCCSHLHSSVSGLVERDVQWSARVREHAESKAQEHLSLTGKISTEAQTLHQSVEMRCSEQLRTAEEELSGRKEEVKRVLVAVQNQTSQDRTVLDQQQAELQEYVETSQQVVQGFLQEELQQDVPTGATPQRREFVYPRRLEKSRSRGELLEILRRQQEELQAAMEEEEEEQEEEDKHSQDSLEDELSTCNESLATEASFNDENLVFNESKRVPFFKQKKGGKKEAKTLSRPKATENEASTPQKSRLPLRCQN from the exons GCCTTTTAACACGACGGAGCGCAAATCATCCTATGGGGTCATGGAGTGCGATTCAAACAGGAAGGAGGTGACCGTGAAGACGGGAGGGATAAACGACAAGGCGTCACGAAAGACCTACACATTTGACATG GTGTTTGGTCCAGCTGCCAAACAGATTGATGTGTACAGAAGTGTCGTTTGCCCCATTTTGGATGAAGTCATCATGGGATACAACTGCACTGTTTTTGC CTACGGTCAGACTGGAACAGGAAAGACGTTCAccatggagggagagaggagtcCAGACGAGGAGTTCACCTGGGAGGAG gACCCTCTGGCTGGCATCATCCCCAGGACGCTGCACCAGATCTTTGAGAAGCTTTCCGAAAACGGCACCGAGTTCTCCGTCAAAGTCTCCCTGCTGGAGATCTACAACGAGGAGCTGTTCGACCTGCTCAGCCCCAGCGAGGATGTCAACGAGCGTCTGCAGCTCTTCGACGACCCGCGTAACAAG CGCGGTGTGGTGGTGAAGGGTCTGGAGGAGGTGACGGTTCACAACAAAGATGAGGTTTATCAGATCTTGGAGAGAGGATCAGCCAAGAGGAGGACGGCCTCCACGCTCATGAACGCCTATTCCAG TCGCTCCCACTCTGTGTTCTCGGTCACCATCCACATGAAGGAGATTACCCTGGATGGAGAGGAGCTGGTGAAGATTGGTAAACTCAATCTG GTGGATCTCGCCGGTAGTGAGAACATCGGGCGTTCGGGTGCGGTGGACAAGCGAGCTCGCGAGGCGGGAAACATCAACCAGTCTCTGCTGACGCTGGGTCGAGTGATCACTGCTCTGGTGGACAAAAGGCCTCACATCCCATACAG AGAGTCAAAGCTGACCAGAATCCTGCAGGACTCTCTGGGAGGACGAACCAAAACCTCCATCATCGCCACCGTGTCGCCTTCCTCCAGCAACCTGGAA GAGACACTGAGCACGCTGGAGTACGCCAGCAGAGCCAAGAACATCATGAACAAACCCGAGGTCAACCAGAAACTCACTAAGAGGACGCTCATTAAG GAATACACAGAGGAGATCGAGCGTCTGAAGCGCGACCTGGCCGCCACTCGAGACAAAAACGGAGTTTACCTGTCTGCAGAGAACTACGA gcagATGATGACTCAGATCAGCGCTCATGAGGAGCACTCAGTTGAGTACACCGACAGGATCGCTGTCATGGAGGAGGAACTGAGGAAG gTGACAGAGCTGTTTTCTGACAGTAAAACCAAGCTGGAGCAGTGTACTGTAGACCTCGACGAGAAGCAGCAGAG gcTGGAGGAGACTAGCAAAGACCTGCAGCAGACCAAAGACAAGCTGAGTCAGGAGGAGTTCATCTGCTCGGAGCTCACCTCAGCTCAGGAATCCCTCTACGACACAGCGGGACAG CTGCTGAGTACAGTGAATGCCAGCACCAGTGACGTGTCGGGCCTGCATGACAAGCTGGACAGGAAGAAAAAG GTGGAGCAGCACAACAGTCAGATCCAGCAGAGTTTTTCTCAGCGGATGGAGGGAGCGTTCAGCAAGATGCAGCGCTGCGTTCAGCAGCAAGGAGCCAAACACCACAACATGCTGAGCGGCTACTCGCAGGCCATCG ACGGTGTGCTGGTGATGAATGAGGCGGCACTGAAGGGAGCTCTGACCACCGTCGAGTCCGTCGTGGGAGGAGTCGGGCAGCTGGTGGCCGAGGGCGTTGCTCGCTGTCAGGACAGGGTGAAGCAACAGGAGGCGCTGTGTCAGCAGGACAAGGAGagtctgctgcagctgctg gAAGAGCATCGACAAGACATGGAGGAGGTGCTGGTGGTTCGGACTCTGATGGGTCTGTCAGCTGTGAAGGAGCTCAACGACACTCTGAGAGCCACCGTGGAGACGCAGCGAGCTCTGGCCGACAAG GTGGAGGCGATGAAGGAGGTGGGCGTGTTCTTCGGCGGCTTGGTTCGGGAGCTGGCTGGGCTGCGGGAAGAAGCCGTGCAGGGTCTGAGCTCACTGCAGGCTGAACATGACAAGCTGGAGGACGAGATCAGACAGGCGCAGGACAGACACCAGACG GGTATGAAGCAGACCATCCAGTGCCTGCAGGACCAGCTCAACTTGCTCGCCATGGAGGCCACGAGGGACTACACCGACCTGCGCTCAGCCTCCAAAGCTCTGCAGAAACCTCTACAGCTCCTCCAGGAGAACATCACCAG CGGATGCAGCACAGTAGAGCGTCAGGCCTCAGCCCAGGCagacctcctctcctccacctcctcctccctcgcCTCCTCTCTGCGTCTGACCACCAACGAGAGCCAGCAGGCCCTGGAGGAGATGACGGGCTGCTGCTCTCACCTCCACAGCTCTGTGTCTG GTCTGGTCGAACGTGACGTCCAGTGGAGCGCCAGAGTCAGGGAGCATGCAGAGAGCAAAGCCCAGGAACACCTCTCCCTGACGGGGAAGATTTCCACTGAAGCGCAGACTCTCCATCAG AGCGTGGAGATGCGCTGCAGTGAACAGCTGAGAACAGCCGAGGAGGAGCTGTCTGGTCGGAAGGAGGAGGTGAAGCGGGTTCTGGTGGCCGTGCAGAACCAGACCTCCCAAGACCGGACTGTCCTGGACCAACAGCAGGCCGAGCTGCAGGAGTACGTGGAGACGAGCCAACAGGTGGTCCAGGGCTTCCTGCAGGAGGAACTGCAGCAGGACGTTCCCACGG GTGCGACCCCCCAGCGTCGGGAGTTTGTGTATCCCAGGCGGCTGGAGAAGTCGCGAAGCCGCGGTGAGCTGCTGGAGATCCTGAGGAGGCagcaggaggagctgcaggccgctatggaggaagaggaggaggagcaggaggaggaagacaaacacagccag GACTCTCTGGAGGACGAGCTGAGTACTTGTAATGAAAGTTTGGCCACGGAGGCGTCCTTCAACGACGAGAACCTCGTCTTCAACGAGAGCAAACGCGTTCCCTTCTTCAAG CAAAAGAAGGGCGGCAAGAAGGAGGCGAAGACCCTCTCCAGGCCGAAAGCGACAGAAAACGAAGCCTCAACACCTCAGAAATCCAGACTGCCACTCCGCTGTCAAAActaa
- the LOC117248557 gene encoding SLAM family member 9-like: protein MEKMAAFWLLFAGLNFALAADIPQYFMKGGKLTLELRPPSSEPISYILWKFQGNLLGEWVKDKVDLTYYSTFKGRTTLDTNTGRLEISSMTKADVGLYSVEINNKLQPDQYKAVLIKAVPKPEVVIRPLICGSTPESCTATCDGDTTEAGPVTYSWKMGDGEWKESGKNMDITKADTADVKTFSCQVKNPLGEKESERKDNPLFGKDAPDGLGAGRIVGIFVGVVIGATAVAAAGTGAAWYLKKGPFENRGSTSPDAAAGQPLNANGTPDEAPRAENREQPNDTAAEGVPLETPADPSANGDQIP, encoded by the coding sequence ATGGAGAAGATGGCGGCGTTTTGGCTTCTGTTTGCGGGGCTGAATTTCGCTCTGGCCGCAGATATACCGCAATACTTCATGAAGGGCGGCAAACTGACGCTGGAATTGAGGCCTCCATCTTCTGAACCGATCAGCTACATCCTGTGGAAGTTCCAGGGTAACCTGCTGGGTGAATGGGTGAAAGATAAGGTTGATTTGACCTATTACAGCACCTTTAAGGGCCGCACAACcctggacacaaacactggacGTCTGGAAATCAGCAGCATGACTAAAGCTGACGTTGGGTTGTATTCAGTGGAGATCAACAACAAGCTCCAGCCTGATCAATATaaggctgtgttaatcaaagCAGTCCCCAAGCCTGAGGTAGTAATAAGACCCTTGATATGTGGCTCTACCCCGGAGAGCTGTACTGCGACCTGTGACGGAGACACCACAGAAGCTGGACCCGTCACCTACAGCTGGAAGATGGGAGACGGAGAGTGGAAGGAGTCGGGGAAGAACATGGACATCACCAAGGCTGACACTGCGGATGTGAAGACCTTCTCCTGCCAGGTTAAGAACCCACTCGGTGAGAAAGAAAGTGAACGCAAAGACAACCCGCTCTTCGGGAAGGACGCGCCTGACGGCCTCGGTGCTGGGAGGATTGTGGGTATCTTTGTCGGTGTGGTCATCGGGGCTACGGCTGTTGCGGCTGCGGGGACGGGTGCGGCGTGGTATCTGAAGAAAGGCCCCTTCGAGAATCGAGGCAGCACTAGCCCTGATGCTGCAGCTGGACAGCCACTTAATGCTAACGGCACTCCAGACGAGGCCCCTAGAGCTGAAAATCGAGAGCAACCTAATGACACTGCAGCTGAGGGAGTTCCTCTCGAGACTCCAGCAGACCCAAGCGCTAACGGAGACCAAATCCCATGA
- the kif11 gene encoding kinesin-like protein KIF11 isoform X1, whose translation MASHNLSGLKREEKGRNIQVVVRCRPFNTTERKSSYGVMECDSNRKEVTVKTGGINDKASRKTYTFDMVFGPAAKQIDVYRSVVCPILDEVIMGYNCTVFAYGQTGTGKTFTMEGERSPDEEFTWEEDPLAGIIPRTLHQIFEKLSENGTEFSVKVSLLEIYNEELFDLLSPSEDVNERLQLFDDPRNKRGVVVKGLEEVTVHNKDEVYQILERGSAKRRTASTLMNAYSSRSHSVFSVTIHMKEITLDGEELVKIGKLNLVDLAGSENIGRSGAVDKRAREAGNINQSLLTLGRVITALVDKRPHIPYRESKLTRILQDSLGGRTKTSIIATVSPSSSNLEETLSTLEYASRAKNIMNKPEVNQKLTKRTLIKEYTEEIERLKRDLAATRDKNGVYLSAENYEQMMTQISAHEEHSVEYTDRIAVMEEELRKVTELFSDSKTKLEQCTVDLDEKQQRLEETSKDLQQTKDKLSQEEFICSELTSAQESLYDTAGQLLSTVNASTSDVSGLHDKLDRKKKVEQHNSQIQQSFSQRMEGAFSKMQRCVQQQGAKHHNMLSGYSQAIDGVLVMNEAALKGALTTVESVVGGVGQLVAEGVARCQDRVKQQEALCQQDKESLLQLLEEHRQDMEEVLVVRTLMGLSAVKELNDTLRATVETQRALADKVEAMKEVGVFFGGLVRELAGLREEAVQGLSSLQAEHDKLEDEIRQAQDRHQTGMKQTIQCLQDQLNLLAMEATRDYTDLRSASKALQKPLQLLQENITSGCSTVERQASAQADLLSSTSSSLASSLRLTTNESQQALEEMTGCCSHLHSSVSGLVERDVQWSARVREHAESKAQEHLSLTGKISTEAQTLHQSVEMRCSEQLRTAEEELSGRKEEVKRVLVAVQNQTSQDRTVLDQQQAELQEYVETSQQVVQGFLQEELQQDVPTGATPQRREFVYPRRLEKSRSRGELLEILRRQQEELQAAMEEEEEEQEEEDKHSQVDHDSLEDELSTCNESLATEASFNDENLVFNESKRVPFFKQKKGGKKEAKTLSRPKATENEASTPQKSRLPLRCQN comes from the exons GCCTTTTAACACGACGGAGCGCAAATCATCCTATGGGGTCATGGAGTGCGATTCAAACAGGAAGGAGGTGACCGTGAAGACGGGAGGGATAAACGACAAGGCGTCACGAAAGACCTACACATTTGACATG GTGTTTGGTCCAGCTGCCAAACAGATTGATGTGTACAGAAGTGTCGTTTGCCCCATTTTGGATGAAGTCATCATGGGATACAACTGCACTGTTTTTGC CTACGGTCAGACTGGAACAGGAAAGACGTTCAccatggagggagagaggagtcCAGACGAGGAGTTCACCTGGGAGGAG gACCCTCTGGCTGGCATCATCCCCAGGACGCTGCACCAGATCTTTGAGAAGCTTTCCGAAAACGGCACCGAGTTCTCCGTCAAAGTCTCCCTGCTGGAGATCTACAACGAGGAGCTGTTCGACCTGCTCAGCCCCAGCGAGGATGTCAACGAGCGTCTGCAGCTCTTCGACGACCCGCGTAACAAG CGCGGTGTGGTGGTGAAGGGTCTGGAGGAGGTGACGGTTCACAACAAAGATGAGGTTTATCAGATCTTGGAGAGAGGATCAGCCAAGAGGAGGACGGCCTCCACGCTCATGAACGCCTATTCCAG TCGCTCCCACTCTGTGTTCTCGGTCACCATCCACATGAAGGAGATTACCCTGGATGGAGAGGAGCTGGTGAAGATTGGTAAACTCAATCTG GTGGATCTCGCCGGTAGTGAGAACATCGGGCGTTCGGGTGCGGTGGACAAGCGAGCTCGCGAGGCGGGAAACATCAACCAGTCTCTGCTGACGCTGGGTCGAGTGATCACTGCTCTGGTGGACAAAAGGCCTCACATCCCATACAG AGAGTCAAAGCTGACCAGAATCCTGCAGGACTCTCTGGGAGGACGAACCAAAACCTCCATCATCGCCACCGTGTCGCCTTCCTCCAGCAACCTGGAA GAGACACTGAGCACGCTGGAGTACGCCAGCAGAGCCAAGAACATCATGAACAAACCCGAGGTCAACCAGAAACTCACTAAGAGGACGCTCATTAAG GAATACACAGAGGAGATCGAGCGTCTGAAGCGCGACCTGGCCGCCACTCGAGACAAAAACGGAGTTTACCTGTCTGCAGAGAACTACGA gcagATGATGACTCAGATCAGCGCTCATGAGGAGCACTCAGTTGAGTACACCGACAGGATCGCTGTCATGGAGGAGGAACTGAGGAAG gTGACAGAGCTGTTTTCTGACAGTAAAACCAAGCTGGAGCAGTGTACTGTAGACCTCGACGAGAAGCAGCAGAG gcTGGAGGAGACTAGCAAAGACCTGCAGCAGACCAAAGACAAGCTGAGTCAGGAGGAGTTCATCTGCTCGGAGCTCACCTCAGCTCAGGAATCCCTCTACGACACAGCGGGACAG CTGCTGAGTACAGTGAATGCCAGCACCAGTGACGTGTCGGGCCTGCATGACAAGCTGGACAGGAAGAAAAAG GTGGAGCAGCACAACAGTCAGATCCAGCAGAGTTTTTCTCAGCGGATGGAGGGAGCGTTCAGCAAGATGCAGCGCTGCGTTCAGCAGCAAGGAGCCAAACACCACAACATGCTGAGCGGCTACTCGCAGGCCATCG ACGGTGTGCTGGTGATGAATGAGGCGGCACTGAAGGGAGCTCTGACCACCGTCGAGTCCGTCGTGGGAGGAGTCGGGCAGCTGGTGGCCGAGGGCGTTGCTCGCTGTCAGGACAGGGTGAAGCAACAGGAGGCGCTGTGTCAGCAGGACAAGGAGagtctgctgcagctgctg gAAGAGCATCGACAAGACATGGAGGAGGTGCTGGTGGTTCGGACTCTGATGGGTCTGTCAGCTGTGAAGGAGCTCAACGACACTCTGAGAGCCACCGTGGAGACGCAGCGAGCTCTGGCCGACAAG GTGGAGGCGATGAAGGAGGTGGGCGTGTTCTTCGGCGGCTTGGTTCGGGAGCTGGCTGGGCTGCGGGAAGAAGCCGTGCAGGGTCTGAGCTCACTGCAGGCTGAACATGACAAGCTGGAGGACGAGATCAGACAGGCGCAGGACAGACACCAGACG GGTATGAAGCAGACCATCCAGTGCCTGCAGGACCAGCTCAACTTGCTCGCCATGGAGGCCACGAGGGACTACACCGACCTGCGCTCAGCCTCCAAAGCTCTGCAGAAACCTCTACAGCTCCTCCAGGAGAACATCACCAG CGGATGCAGCACAGTAGAGCGTCAGGCCTCAGCCCAGGCagacctcctctcctccacctcctcctccctcgcCTCCTCTCTGCGTCTGACCACCAACGAGAGCCAGCAGGCCCTGGAGGAGATGACGGGCTGCTGCTCTCACCTCCACAGCTCTGTGTCTG GTCTGGTCGAACGTGACGTCCAGTGGAGCGCCAGAGTCAGGGAGCATGCAGAGAGCAAAGCCCAGGAACACCTCTCCCTGACGGGGAAGATTTCCACTGAAGCGCAGACTCTCCATCAG AGCGTGGAGATGCGCTGCAGTGAACAGCTGAGAACAGCCGAGGAGGAGCTGTCTGGTCGGAAGGAGGAGGTGAAGCGGGTTCTGGTGGCCGTGCAGAACCAGACCTCCCAAGACCGGACTGTCCTGGACCAACAGCAGGCCGAGCTGCAGGAGTACGTGGAGACGAGCCAACAGGTGGTCCAGGGCTTCCTGCAGGAGGAACTGCAGCAGGACGTTCCCACGG GTGCGACCCCCCAGCGTCGGGAGTTTGTGTATCCCAGGCGGCTGGAGAAGTCGCGAAGCCGCGGTGAGCTGCTGGAGATCCTGAGGAGGCagcaggaggagctgcaggccgctatggaggaagaggaggaggagcaggaggaggaagacaaacacagccagGTTGATCAC GACTCTCTGGAGGACGAGCTGAGTACTTGTAATGAAAGTTTGGCCACGGAGGCGTCCTTCAACGACGAGAACCTCGTCTTCAACGAGAGCAAACGCGTTCCCTTCTTCAAG CAAAAGAAGGGCGGCAAGAAGGAGGCGAAGACCCTCTCCAGGCCGAAAGCGACAGAAAACGAAGCCTCAACACCTCAGAAATCCAGACTGCCACTCCGCTGTCAAAActaa